A genomic window from Salvia miltiorrhiza cultivar Shanhuang (shh) chromosome 5, IMPLAD_Smil_shh, whole genome shotgun sequence includes:
- the LOC131026276 gene encoding uncharacterized protein LOC131026276 has product MDYPEHDKGASGNIPEFGAIFMSNIQTKKECFQRNIFALPSSHAEFVTCVKEGMVLFMFETRKRELFGVYQASSDGAVDIVPHAFSYSGQRFPAQVRFRQIWHCDPISEKEFQDAIIENYFSARKFNLGLSKDQVRRLLYLFSSRKIKSKMPSQRWSEAMVEVSVKDSKLVGDDRHELSERGYMVPTDYDDHVNPLTRGKEDDVMVDNRANAEGKVYPFPHDDFLAKRRRIGKEGRLATKGLAGNALYGHGYQRAFCTGSPKDSLDEVRTLANAGRFLAFQKENEDQANNIQHPAQSPDHFLDPLDVRAPDYYTSLQRSTLRDDYNNIHNAHQQTFASDNYGSSMVQSKHVIDDDRFLLDDFVRRDCDINVVKSVAISDHDLNLCRQEREIVKDHEWLMERKLENRHHLDSDGNTIGAFDPPANHLRKIRKTTAARRFQIDENEPHFGTCSSEGFSSKTVLRPWHCDYRIIEGRKYPILEGRSTENMVDKVPPTLATNAGYVVDADRQTLDNLRFGKSERVDNREANHTHTNPVMSMKYPCFSKPEQNISSISGKFPEKQLSQFTVSRNFDLSPSIFEDATITRTVPYSPDHPNLSHGCSASKEANQNSTSMQKNHLHDDTLGNFYPLSSNRLQQYPMESENSTRALDTTLEYGDNGFATSTSGLRSSLLRESSNAFVNPDFSMDMDLNTSIPVNYRGSLSSKLSPPCTDPANFEGEKGLLAYYSKSRDHDSAFNGNLPEALENQRKHVPQHGMGMLASKYSSCSESQDLGMGIRLRDSNWPIYENQYFRFSRNMNLRELDRSSGTNSTLNRRSVFTRLSTKSSQFSEEKNDNDVNFHDSYMDATADEVMEMLKQNDNLSPGKPGKSRVVGQSRESGVHERKTQCHMETEYSTMEMKRLNNVTQATADSTDEIPKETRTLDFKRRSERKKILVASEEVKSSTSATSRRKKLVRPAFSKTDTAIDAATRANETLRPPVPILGKDDKQSSETATCFLESEIPNDSTRSINVLTPHTRREMDCIKEPPYLEEQKDAVAHVLPSTSVELGDNERLVGSSEVPRETSQQMISDIETSVEGVLAKDTKATSITSSNLPEPSFAGCRNYLTEAKHPKKMKIILTTKKDVKASSSQ; this is encoded by the exons ATGGACTATCCTGAGCATGATAAAGGGGCTTCTGGAAATATTCCTGAATTTGGTGCAATCTTTATGTCAAACATTCAGACCAAGAAAGAGTGCTTTCAACGGAATATATTTGCACTACCATCTTCCCATGCTGAATTTGTGACATGTGTTAAAGAGGGAATGGTTTTGTTCATGTTTGAAACTAGAAAGAGAGAACTCTTTGGAGTTTATCAGGCATCCTCTGATGGCGCAGTGGACATTGTTCCCCATGCATTTAGTTATTCAGGGCAGCGTTTTCCTGCACAG GTTCGTTTTAGACAAATATGGCATTGTGATCCAATCTCTGAGAAAGAATTTCAAGATGCTATCATAGAGAATTATTTTTCAGCAAGGAAATTCAATCTCGGTCTGTCTAAAGATCAG GTTCGCAGACTTCTTTATTTGTTCAGTTCAAGAAAGATAAAAAGTAAGATGCCCTCTCAGCGATGGTCAGAAGCTATGGTTGAAGTATCTGTTAAGGACAGCAAACTGGTAGGTGATGACAGACATGAGTTAAGTGAGAGAGGATACATGGTACCTACTGATTATGATGATCATGTGAACCCATTGACTAGAGGGAAAGAAGATGATGTCATGGTTGATAATAGGGCCAATGCTGAAGGTAAAGTATATCCTTTTCCTCACGATGATTTTCTGGCTAAAAGGAGAAGAATAGGTAAAGAAGGCAGGTTAGCAACTAAGGGTTTGGCAGGAAATGCTCTATATGGTCATGGTTACCAAAGGGCCTTTTGCACTGGTTCTCCTAAAGATTCCTTAGATGAGGTAAGAACATTAGCCAATGCTGGGAGGTTTTTAGCATTTCAAAAGGAAAATGAAGATCAAGCTAATAATATTCAACACCCTGCTCAATCCCCTGATCATTTTCTGGATCCTTTGGACGTTAGAGCTCCTGATTATTATACTTCTTTGCAGAGGAGCACATTGCGGGATGACTATAATAACATACACAATGCTCACCAACAGACATTTGCAAGTGATAATTATGGGAGTTCCATGGTTCAAAGCAAACATGTGATTGATGACGATAGGTTCTTGTTAGATGATTTTGTGAGAAGAGACTGTGATATTAATGTGGTTAAATCTGTGGCTATTAGTGACCATGATCTGAATTTATGTAGGCAAGAAAGAGAAATAGTAAAGGATCATGAGTGGTTGATGGAGAGGAAATTGGAAAATAGACATCATTTGGATTCTGATGGTAACACTATTGGTGCCTTTGATCCTCCTGCCAACCATTTGcgtaaaataagaaaaacaacTGCAGCCAGGAGGTTTCAAATTGATGAGAATGAACCTCATTTTGGAACCTGTTCTAGCGAAGGCTTCTCTTCTAAAACTGTTTTACGTCCATGGCATTGTGATTACAGGATTATTGAGGGTAGGAAGTACCCAATTCTGGAAGGAAGATCAACTGAAAATATGGTTGACAAAGTTCCACCTACACTGGCCACGAATGCTGGATATGTTGTGGATGCAGACAGGCAAACACTAGATAATTTAAGGTTTGGAAAGAGTGAGAGGGTAGATAATAGAGAGGCTAATCACACACATACCAATCCTGTCATGTCAATGAAGTACCCTTGTTTCTCCAAGCCTGAACAAAATATATCTTCGATTTCTGGCAAGTTTCCGGAGAAACAGCTCTCTCAGTTTACCGTCTCTCGTAATTTTGACCTCTCGCCCTCCATTTTTGAGGATGCAACTATTACAAGGACTGTCCCTTACTCACCTGACCACCCCAACCTTTCTCATGGATGCTCTGCATCAAAGGAAGCTAACCAGAATTCCACCTCAATGCAAAAAAACCACCTGCATGATGATACTTTGGGGAACTTCTATCCTCTATCTAGTAATAGGTTGCAGCAGTACCCTATGGAATCTGAAAATTCTACCAGAGCTCTAGATACCACACTTGAATATGGAGATAATGGTTTTGCGACGAGCACATCAGGCCTCCGAAGTTCTTTGCTTCGAGAATCTTCCAATGCTTTTGTAAACCCGGACTTTTCTATGGACATGGATCTGAATACCTCTATTCCTGTTAATTACAGAGGTTCATTGTCTTCAAAGCTTTCTCCACCCTGCACTGATCCTGCAAACTTTGAAGGTGAAAAAGGGTTGTTAGCTTATTACTCCAAATCAAGAGACCATGATTCTGCATTTAATGGAAATCTTCCTGAAGCATTGGAGAATCAAAGAAAGCATGTTCCTCAACATGGGATGGGCATGTTGGCTAGCAAATATTCCAGTTGTTCCGAATCACAAGATCTGGGCATGGGTATTCGTCTGCGAGATTCAAATTGGCCAATTTATGAGAATCAGTATTTCAGATTCTCTAGAAATATGAATCTCAGGGAGCTCGACAGAAGTTCTGGAACTAACTCCACCCTAAACAGGCGAAGTGTTTTTACTCGTTTGTCTACTAAGTCATCCCAGTTTAGTGAAGAGAAAAATGACAATGATGTTAATTTTCATGACTCTTATATGGATGCTACAGCTGATGAAGTCATGGAGATGTTGAAGCAGAATGATAATCTGTCACCAGGAAAGCCTGGGAAATCTAGAGTTGTTGGACAATCAAGAGAAAGTGGAGTCCATGAAAGGAAAACCCAGTGTCATATGGAAACCGAGTACTCAACAATGGAGATGAAAAGGCTGAATAATGTAACTCAAGCTACTGCAGATAGTACAGATGAAATCCCTAAAGAGACTCGGACTTTGGATTTTAAGCGTCGTAGTGAAAGAAAGAAGATCTTGGTTGCTAGTGAAGAGGTCAAAAGTTCCACTAGTGCAACTTCAAGACGCAAAAAGCTGGTTCGACCTGCTTTCAGTAAAACTGATACTGCTATTGATGCTGCTACACGTGCTAATGAGACATTACGGCCTCCTGTTCCAATCCTCGGCAAGGATGATAAACAGAGTAGTGAGACAGCCACTTGTTTCCTTGAATCTGAGATTCCCAATGACAGTACCAGGTCTATCAATGTTTTGACTCCACACACTCGTCGAGAGATGGACTGTATTAAAGAACCCCCATATCTTGAGGAGCAAAAAGATGCAGTAGCTCATGTATTGCCATCTACAAGCGTAGAGCTTGGAGATAATGAGCGACTTGTTGGTAGTTCAGAGGTTCCAAGGGAAACATCTCAACAGATGATTTCTGATATTGAAACTTCTGTTGAAGGCGTTTTAGCCAAAGATACTAAAGCTACTAGCATCACCAGCTCGAACCTGCCAGAACCATCTTTTGCTGGTTGCAGGAACTACCTTACTGAGGCAAAACAtccaaagaaaatgaaaatcatACTAACTACTAAGAAAGATGTGAAGGCTTCTTCTTCTCAGTGA